In the genome of Leptotrichia sp. HSP-536, the window TTACTCAAACTCTAAATTTATATAATTTTCAATAGTTCGGTTTTAAATGGGTTCGAGTATAATTTAAGAAAAGTAAAAAAGAAAGTGATATATTTAATTTTTTTTTGAAATTATAGTAAAATAAAATATACAGTAGAAACTTTATTTTATAACTTTAAATTTATTATCCAATAAAAAATAAAATGATAGATAATAAATGTTAAGATGGAGGTTATATTATGAATATAGAAATCCTACAAATATGTGATATTACATTAGCAGTAAAATTTGCCTTAAAAACAAAAACTAAAATTGAATATCTTCCTTTTAAATATGAAAAAAGTATAGAATTTCTATTTTTTAAAAATAAAATAGATTTTTTAGAAAAAAACTACAAGGCCGGAAATATTGAAAAATGGTTTGAATATTGTTTAAATTCAGGATTAAAAGATATAAAACTTTTATTACCTGTTTCTTCTAAAAATTTAAATATTCCCAACGATTTAAATACAAATAAGATTAAACTCATTTGCTATTTTAAGAATAATTTGATTCTTTATTTTACACCAAAGTGGAAAAAAACAAGTGGTGGATGGAATGTTATTTATACTGCTCACAAATACGAGAATTTTATCAATGGAAAACTTAAATTTTATGATAATACAGAAGATTTTAAAAATGTATTAAGTAAAATAGCAACTTTGGCTGATAAAATTAATTTTCCAAATTTTGGAAATATCTTTAGAAAAGCTTTTAACATTTTAAATGGGGAAAGTTTTGAAAATATAAGAAATACTTTTTATGGACAAACTCTTTTCAAAATACCTGAAATAAATGCAAGACTTTTTTATTCATCCAAAATTTCTGATGTTTTTGGCGGAATGGGTTCCTGGAATGACAGCCCTCCTTATTATGCACACGAAAAGGGACTTAAAAGTGAATACGACAGTCTCTCAGAAGAACTTTTAACACAAATTAGGCTTGCTCTTTTATATTCTGTAAATGAATGGTAAAATTATAATGGAAAATTTATGGTATAAATGTGACGCCGTAATTAATATTGCGATTTATGTAATTACATTACAATACAAAATATTACCATTTATTTTTCAAAAATTTACAAAGATAGTATTTTTTGATATAATAAAATTATGTAATTTTTTAGAAAGAGAAGTGAGAATAAATGGATTCACGAGGAATAAATGAGTTTATAAAAGAAAATGTTGATAAAATTTATGATGAAATGGTAAAAGTCAGAAGAGTTATTCATGAAAATCCTGAACTTGGGGATGAAGAAATTGAAACGAGTAAATTAATAAAGAAATTTTTGACGGAAAATGGGATTGAATTTTTTGAAATTATAAATACTGGAGTGGTTGTAACAATCTATAATGATAAGGAAAATATGGAAAATAAGACAGTTGCGACTCGTGCAGACATTGACGCATTGCCAATTTTTGAAGAAAATGAAGTTGAATATAAGTCAAAAAACATTGGTAAAATGCATGCTTGCGGGCATGATGCACATACAACTATTCAGCTTGGAGTAGCGAAAATTTTGGCAGATAACAAGGATAAATGGCACGGAACTGTGAGATTTTTCTTTCAGCCAGCAGAAGAAACAACTGGCGGTGCTGACAGAATGATAAAAAATGGAGCATTAAAATTTGAAAGTGATGAAAATCGAAAAATAGATGCCTTTTTTGCATTACACATGGCTCCGGAAATAGAACTTGGGAAAATTGGAATAAAATATGGAAAGGCACACGCCTCGTCAGCAAGAATACACCTTACAATAAACGGATTTTCTGCCCACGCCGCATTGCCTCACAAAGGAGTTGATGCAATATTAATCGGAGCAAAAGTTATGGAATACTTGCAATCAATAGTAAGCAGAAGGATTGACTCAAGAGAAGAAGCCGTAATTACAATTGGAACATTTAACGGAGGCTTTGCTGATAATGTAGTGTGTGATAAAGTGGAAATGAAAGGAACTGCAAGGACTATGTCCGAAGAAACAAGAACATTTATAATCGAAACAATTGAAAAAAATCTGCCTAAATTTGTAGAATCACTAGGCGGAACAGTAAATGTGGATATTAAGCGTGGCTATGCTCCTGTACTTAACAACGAAGAAATGACAAAAAGAGTAGAAAACAATATTATTGATTTATACGGCGAAAATGCTTTGGAATTAATAAAACTGCCTAGAATGGATGTTGAAGACGTGAGTTATTTCCTAAATGAAATCCCAGGTTGTTTTTTTAGGCTAGGAACAAGAGTGGAAGAAAAAGGTTTAATCTATGATTTGCACCATCCAAAATTTAATATTGATGAGAAAAGTTTAAAAATAGGAATGGGATTACAATTGAAAAATATTTTAGAATATTTGAAATA includes:
- a CDS encoding RNA polymerase subunit sigma: MNIEILQICDITLAVKFALKTKTKIEYLPFKYEKSIEFLFFKNKIDFLEKNYKAGNIEKWFEYCLNSGLKDIKLLLPVSSKNLNIPNDLNTNKIKLICYFKNNLILYFTPKWKKTSGGWNVIYTAHKYENFINGKLKFYDNTEDFKNVLSKIATLADKINFPNFGNIFRKAFNILNGESFENIRNTFYGQTLFKIPEINARLFYSSKISDVFGGMGSWNDSPPYYAHEKGLKSEYDSLSEELLTQIRLALLYSVNEW
- a CDS encoding M20 metallopeptidase family protein, producing MDSRGINEFIKENVDKIYDEMVKVRRVIHENPELGDEEIETSKLIKKFLTENGIEFFEIINTGVVVTIYNDKENMENKTVATRADIDALPIFEENEVEYKSKNIGKMHACGHDAHTTIQLGVAKILADNKDKWHGTVRFFFQPAEETTGGADRMIKNGALKFESDENRKIDAFFALHMAPEIELGKIGIKYGKAHASSARIHLTINGFSAHAALPHKGVDAILIGAKVMEYLQSIVSRRIDSREEAVITIGTFNGGFADNVVCDKVEMKGTARTMSEETRTFIIETIEKNLPKFVESLGGTVNVDIKRGYAPVLNNEEMTKRVENNIIDLYGENALELIKLPRMDVEDVSYFLNEIPGCFFRLGTRVEEKGLIYDLHHPKFNIDEKSLKIGMGLQLKNILEYLK